ATTCCTTTTAAACGAACAAAAAAGTATCTTTCTCTGGCCTGGTTTGAGCCCATCCACCATGGAAGGAATTGACCTTTGAAGATCCGCCATGGAGAATAAGATAAGTTCTTTGTTTACGAAATCACTGAAGGAAATTTTCTGTTGCTTCTGATCAAGATGAGTGCCAGGCTGAAAAAAATAATCTGACATCAGAACATGCAGAAATAATGAGCAAAGAACAAATATTTAAGGTACCTAAATGTCCTGCATACCTCAAAATGTGAAAGCCAGTTCTTTCGAGcttcaattttctttttactaaATGCAAGTTCAATCGCTTCTCCATCTTGTTCATCCTCCCAAACAAAATCCTTTTTGTGAATGTCAAGGTTTCCAAAGTACTCTTTGCCCTCCTTAGACGTACTTGTTCCCAACCCCTAGAAAAACACAGTGACAGTTAATAAACAAAGAACATGAGACGTTTACAAGAGTACAAACTTAATAGTTATAACAGAACGCAAACCTTGTAGTATTTAATAGTCCAACCGGTTGCATTACCACTCAGACTTTCTTTCCAGCTTTCATACTCAGGCATGGAGTAAAATGACAAAACTTCATTCTTGCGCGTAGCCTGAATACAATGTATTTATTTGCAGTTGTTAACATTCATTCGCAAGCACTGATATTATACAAGGAAGAATTTATATTTACCTTCACAATGGGGGTGATAAACTCAACTAGGAACGATGGAACCTTCAGTAATGTTGGCCAAAAAGAGTGGATGAAGTTGATTAAGAGACCCTTTATATGGGAACCATCGTGATCCTGAACACGGTGGACAGAGAAAATTTCGTTAAATGAGCATATAAAGAGACGCACACATATATGTAGTATATGCGCTGAATGCAGAGACAGATAGTAGAATACCTGATCTGTCATGATCATCATATGCCCATATCTCAGTGAGTTAACGTTTTCATACACCATATTTTGCTTCAGTCCAAGGATCTTCTTAATATTCTCAATTTCCTTGTTGTTTGTGATCTGAGTGGTGGTGGCTTCCCTGACATTCAACAACTTTCCTCGGAGAGGGAACACTCCGTAATAGTCACGACCCACAACAGCCATCCCCGCCATCTAAACATAATGAGTGTTAGGTGTCTGTTGGGGTAAAACAATATAAGTAGCTGACAAGAGATCACAAACCCCTTACCGCTAAAGCCTTAGCTGAGTCTCCTTCGGTCAGAATCAACGTACAGCGTTGGGATTCCTTTCCCCCAGCTTTGTTAGCGTCCTCCAACTTCTCAACCTGAACCCTGTCAGTCTTAGTTCCATCGCTCTTCTTAAGATCTTTACTCTGCTTAAAAGTTGCCCATGAAAGCAGATTTTCCACTACTCCAGATTTAGCCACTGGACAAAATGAAACAGAAGCAAATTTTAAGCACTCTTCAAGAAACCGAATACACTAGTGAtccaacaagaaaaaagaagCACAACATACCTTTCTTCAAAATATCTTCTGAAAGCTCGCATTTAGACCCGAAACTGCTCTGACGAAGGGTCAATGTTTCTTTGGTTTGAGAATCAAAAGCAGGATTGTCAATCAAAGAGTTGACAAACACCCACAGATGGTTCTTAACATTGTGAGCCTTAACGTTAGCGGTTTTGTTCTTCTTGTTCACAATACCAACAATGTAGTTCGTGATCTGACTGGTCACATAGTCAACATGCGTCCCACCCTTGATTGTAGCAATAGAGTTCACAAAGCTGACCTGAAAGAACACAAGAAAACATTGTTAAAACTTCTACTCAGTCTTCACGAAATGAGAGCGAGGGTAGTATCCAGCCAAATCCATACCTGTTGAAACTGTCCTTCACTAATGCTCACACAAACCTCCCATCTGTCATTAACTTTCTCGACCATCCTAATCACaacacaaaaccaaaataacaaaattaaattccGAAACACAAATCTCCCAATCACTTTCATAGTACAAAGAAAGAACACAAACCTTGGGAGAGGCTCAGTCCTTGATTTGTTGGCTGCAGTCAGGTACAGATCAACATAATCAGTGAACGATTTGATTGGAATCCGTTTACCATTCAGCTCGACCTTCACAGTCTTTCCCAAACACCCAGCAATATCAAAGACCCTTTTACTCATCAAAGCAACCACATCGTCTTCTAAATGAGTCATCCCGAACTTCCCCAAGTCGGGTTTGAACGAGACTTTGGTCCAGTTATCGCTCTTGCTGCACTTGGTTATAACCGGTTCAGACTTCTTCCCCATGTTGTTCTCAAACACCTACACAATCACCacaaaatgtaaatcaatcGATCACagaatcataaacctaaatcaaGCAATGTCTACCTGCTTGTACTGCTTCTGCCTCTTGCCATCGGCAGTTTCGATCGTGAACTCCGTGGAGAAGATGTTGGTAAGCTTCGCCCCGTAACCGTTTCTCCCACCAGTAGTCTTCTTCTCGTTATCATTGTAGTTACTGCTCGTCAACAGATGACCAAAGATCATCTCGGGAACATACACGCCTTCCTCCTGATGGATCTCGACGGGGACTCCATCGCCACTGTTACAGACGCTGATCAGATTCTGCGCCACGTCGATCACAACTTTGACGGAATCCATCTTCGGATCCCGCTGCTTGTTGTCAGCCGCGTTCACCAGAATCTCGTCGAAGATCTTGTAAAGGCCCGGGACGTAGGTGACGGGGCGATTGACCATCTCCTCGTTCTCGTACACCCAGAGAGTCTGCGTGTGCTTCTCGATGGAGCCGATGTAGGTATCGGGACGGAGCAAGATGTGCTCCAGCTGAGATTTCTTCTGGTACATCTCCTCGATCGTCTTCCCGCCGCGAgaagccgccgccgccgccttCGCGACATTGACGTTGTTGCTGGTTTGCAGAGGGAGTTTGGTAGCCATCCTGAGGGGGGATCGCGAGTTTCTGAGAGGGAAACTGTGTAGATCTGAAGGAATGGAGTGAGGATTGAATCAGTCTACGAGATTAAGGAGTGAAGTGAGAAGACGATGGATGGAAATAGAGGAGAGTGAgatgataaataaatattagatgagagagagagagacaacgGTTGGGCAAGTCGTCGGATCAGAATTCGAAATTTGAATTTTGCGATAGGAGCGGGATAATTATTAGGGTTTTTCAAAAAGGATTCAACAACGTACGATGAAATCTGACGGCTGCAGAAGATCAGATTTCGAGATGAAAGAACTAAAGTAAAggtaaaaagatattttatgataattattaTTAGGGCCCAATCAAAGCCCATTTATTTCAGAATACAGCCATGACTCAGTTAAGCCCGTGTTGTGAAACAAAGCTAATATGTGTCTGTCATACATGGGCTTATTATGAGTCATATATTAGCTTAATATGTGTTATATTAACTTATATTTATacgttgttcaaaaaaaaacttatatttatACTACTTATTGAGATTTGAGAAATTTCATAGGATAgactttttttagtttttgtaacaaaaatagcactcaatgaaaaaatgaccaaaataaattttattaaaaggtaaaaatgtgtttttatccTAGGATTAATTAAcatagacttagggtttagagataaAGGGTAAGGTTTTGAGgatatgatttagggtttaaaataaaaatggttattttggtcattttcatttttttaggcatttttgtgacaaaaactttaaaaaatctatttgagAAAATTGCCCTATTGATTTTAGACTTTAAAAagctaaattttaaaataaaataagagaaattTCCTAggatattatttttagtttattttcacaaaaataacgttcaaaaaagaaaatgactaaaataagttttattaaagttaATGGATTGAGTTTTGGGGATagagtttcaaaattttaaaaataaaaaataaatgtcaaaaattttaaaataaaaaaggggctattttagtcatttttaagattatttttgtgacaaaaacttaaaaatgactatttaaaaatatttcctacgATAGCCGTCTTTAATTCatatagtttctatattttgttataatattacattttattttattttatagactTCTCGATAAAACTTACTTATTTCAGTATGGCCAATGCATACTCTGCCATGCAGTAttcagttttgtttttgattttttttaacgcCTTGTAAATATACGAAACAATCTTATTATGCAATCAAAACTCATTCTACACaactcaaaataaataaaataaaagtgtatgAATGTGTTTGAGGAAATGAGCAAACACACAGTTTTATTTTGGAATACAAACATAGCTCTTATTATTGAAAAAGACAGATACATCATACATCTTGTTTTTACACTTATTATTATGAATGAGTCTTGCTTTTGTGTCTAGGTAACAAACCAACGAATTTCACAAGCACATCGACGGAGTTTTGCGCGGCTAAGCTGCCAAATAAGTCAGCCTCGTTGGAAACGTCGGAGCCGCCTCCGGCGAGATCGGATAGGCTCCGGATAACGACGAAAGGGAGGGCTTGCTGGTGGCAGATTAGAGCAACGGCGGCGCTTTCCATGTCGATCGCGGTGGCGTTGAATTTGGAGCGTAGGAAAGTCCGGTAAGCGGCGTTGTCGACGAAGACACTTGCACTCACCCCACGGTCAACGATGGTTACCTTCGGTGGTCGAGGGAGACACGTGGTATTCACGCATTGTGGTAGTCTCATGTCCTGTTGTTTGTTTGAATATATTATTTCAGTTCACGTAACGTAGACAAAATAATTTCATACAATGAATTATATAATTGTCGAGCTTACGTCATTTTTATATTGATGTAAATTTGACAAATCTTTGACCAAGAGAAAAAGAACATATGTACATTTAATGACTAATATGTACATTTTCAAATTCACTAATTTATGCTCATATGACTAATATGtacattttcaaatttattaatttatgctcGTGTAGTACTACTACTAACGTTCAATGGACGACATTGATATGTTTATTTTCCGAATTATATAGTTGGACAGTGAATGGTTTTATAGGGCGTCCATAAAATGTTGAAATTTAATTTGTAGTCAATGATATCTAATCCAGGTAACGTGTGGTACATATTTGCCGAGAATGCAACTTGAATATAAAATCAGTTAATGAGTATTAACGAAACGAATGTTAGTCAAACCTGGAGTTGGCGTGCAAGATCCAAGTAGGACTTGTCAACGGGAACCCAGAAGACGTGTTCCCGGAGTTCCGGAGTTCCGGTGACCGGAAAGATTTCTTCTGGTTGGTACCAAACTCGATTGAGCAAATTGTCGCTTTGGTTATTGTACTTAGAAAACTGGAGATAACCAATGTCCCGAGTATAGTCTCCACCAGCTTCCAAAGCTAGCTCGTCGTCAATCCCATCTCCATACCTCTGTATATTTAGATACCACGTAAAATATATACGTAATATATTCTCAACATTGCATCATCAATATGAGATCGTTATTGACAGTTGCAAAGTAGAATATTGTTATTGATATATGATATCAGATTCTGAACATGTGCAAATGATACTAATTAATGCGTACAGAGAATCCAACCCATGATAAACTATAGTAAAAACTTTTCATATACGTCTCTTAGCATCGACGACCACAAGTTTCAATATTTAATATTGATGTAACCATATAAACTAAAGGCCACGGCAATATATATTGAGACCTGGTCCAATAGATTTTCTAGTCTTTCC
The Brassica napus cultivar Da-Ae chromosome A1, Da-Ae, whole genome shotgun sequence DNA segment above includes these coding regions:
- the LOC125610049 gene encoding bark storage protein A-like; this translates as MGCFFIGLLMVILSIGNIIEEANGEISPKVLSNIKMMNKRGPYLGFVAPNNFELNPLLASQAYVPYPSLPFIDFAGRRFRFGNISNQRVVIVMTGLGMVNTGVVTQLLVSLFRLKGVLHYGIAGNADVNLDIGDVTIPKFWAHSGLWNWQRYGDGIDDELALEAGGDYTRDIGYLQFSKYNNQSDNLLNRVWYQPEEIFPVTGTPELREHVFWVPVDKSYLDLARQLQDMRLPQCVNTTCLPRPPKVTIVDRGVSASVFVDNAAYRTFLRSKFNATAIDMESAAVALICHQQALPFVVIRSLSDLAGGGSDVSNEADLFGSLAAQNSVDVLVKFVGLLPRHKSKTHS
- the LOC125610040 gene encoding DNA topoisomerase 2-like; its protein translation is MATKLPLQTSNNVNVAKAAAAASRGGKTIEEMYQKKSQLEHILLRPDTYIGSIEKHTQTLWVYENEEMVNRPVTYVPGLYKIFDEILVNAADNKQRDPKMDSVKVVIDVAQNLISVCNSGDGVPVEIHQEEGVYVPEMIFGHLLTSSNYNDNEKKTTGGRNGYGAKLTNIFSTEFTIETADGKRQKQYKQVFENNMGKKSEPVITKCSKSDNWTKVSFKPDLGKFGMTHLEDDVVALMSKRVFDIAGCLGKTVKVELNGKRIPIKSFTDYVDLYLTAANKSRTEPLPRMVEKVNDRWEVCVSISEGQFQQVSFVNSIATIKGGTHVDYVTSQITNYIVGIVNKKNKTANVKAHNVKNHLWVFVNSLIDNPAFDSQTKETLTLRQSSFGSKCELSEDILKKVAKSGVVENLLSWATFKQSKDLKKSDGTKTDRVQVEKLEDANKAGGKESQRCTLILTEGDSAKALAMAGMAVVGRDYYGVFPLRGKLLNVREATTTQITNNKEIENIKKILGLKQNMVYENVNSLRYGHMMIMTDQDHDGSHIKGLLINFIHSFWPTLLKVPSFLVEFITPIVKATRKNEVLSFYSMPEYESWKESLSGNATGWTIKYYKGLGTSTSKEGKEYFGNLDIHKKDFVWEDEQDGEAIELAFSKKKIEARKNWLSHFEPGTHLDQKQQKISFSDFVNKELILFSMADLQRSIPSMVDGLKPGQRKILFCSFKRNFTKEAKVAQFSGYVSEHSAYHHGEQSLAGTIIGMAQDYVGSNNINLLQPNGQFGTRNMGGKDAASPRYIFTKLSSATRVLFPKDDDVLLNYLNEDGQKIEPTWYMPIIPTVLVNGSEGIGTGWSTFIPNYNPRDIVANIRRLLNGESMVAMDPWYRNFKGTIEKTASKEGGSTYTITGVYEEIDETIIRVTELPIRRWSEDYKQFLEALKTNNNTPYFQSVKAYNDDRSVDFELHLSEENMMMARQEGILKMLKLTTTIATTNMHLFDENNLIKKYASPEQIVEEFFQLRLQYYEKRKRVILENLELELLKLENKVKFILGVVSGEIIVNNRKKSELVQELGQKGFTPFPKKGKPVEAAVAGATDSAEEETSGVPGSRSTFISGSEYDYLLSLAIATLTLEKVQELCGERDKMEKAVEDMKKATPRSLWFRDLESLDAELDKLDQEDAEAEKEIEKAQKKLRAKAGAPKGGKAAAPRKQAPKKTTKAASSSAMEIGDNVVEVAKPKGRQGAKKKAPAAAPVDDDEMMDLAQRLAQYNFGSTSENPSKAAISLDDDEDDVVVEVAAPAKGGRKPAAASKTVKPPAAPRKRGPAASKKQPAAEVVTVSPEKKVRKMRSSPFNKKSSSVLGRLANKEGEEESTETVAVETSSRPKRANRKQMKYVLSDSESENDSEFDDIEDDEYDE